In one Lolium rigidum isolate FL_2022 chromosome 3, APGP_CSIRO_Lrig_0.1, whole genome shotgun sequence genomic region, the following are encoded:
- the LOC124699605 gene encoding phosphoribosylamine--glycine ligase-like — MACAAYSIRGHLKLAAGHGPYALANNHLCGGGLKPSVSYPVSQSWSTLTSNAGRHAASRSHLIVSNSERWRSSLKASPEDGTIVAEGKITVLVIGGGGREHALCFALNRSPSCEAVLCAPGNVGIAQSGDAVCISDLDISSSDAVISFCHKRGVGMVVVGPEGPLVAGLANDLVKAGIPTFGPSSEAAALEGSKDFMKKLCYKYNIPTAQYRTFTDPAEAKQYVQDQGAPIVIKADGLAAGKGVVVAMTLDEALEAIDSMLVEESFGSAGSRIIIEEYLEGEEASFFALVDGEYALPLESAQDHKRVGDGDVGPNTGGMGAYSPAPVVTEELKSTIMQGIIIPTVKGMAAEGCKFVGVLYAGLMIEKKSGLPKLIEYNVRFGDPECQVLMMRLESDLAQVLLSACRGELGTVSLTWSPEIAMVVVMASEGYPGSYKKGTVIKNIDKAGQVSPAVKIFHAGTALDGDGNLVAVGGRVLGVTAKGKDIEEARSRAYGAVDVVDWPEGFFRRDIGWRALKQEQTVNY, encoded by the exons ATGGCATGTGCTGCTTACAGTATCAGGGGCCATCTCAAGCTTGCCGCGGGGCATGGCCCGTACGCCCTGGCCAATAATCACCTGTGCGGCGGCGGCTTGAAGCCTTCGGTATCATATCCTGTTTCTCAGTCGTGGAGCACTCTCACTAGTAATGCAGGGCGACACGCCGCCAGCCGTTCTCACTTGATTGTCAGCAATTCAGAAAGATGGCGCTCAAGCTTGAAAGCTTCACCGGAAGATGGCACCATCGTTGCTG AAGGGAAGATAACTGTACTGGTCATTGGTGGTGGAGGAAGGGAGCATGCACTTTGTTTTGCTTTGAACCGTTCACCTTCTTGTGAGGCAGTTTTATGCGCCCCTGGTAATGTTGGTATTGCCCAATCTGGAGATGCGGTCTGCATATCGGACTTGGACATCTCCAGTAGTGATGCTGTTATATCGTTCTGCCACAAGAGGGGAGTGGGAATGGTGGTAGTCGGTCCTGAAGGTCCTCTTGTTGCGGGTCTTGCGAATGACCTTGTCAAAGCTGGGATACCAACCTTTGGTCCATCATCGGAGGCTGCAGCATTAGAGGGATCAAAGGACTTTATGAAGAAGCTGTGTTATAAGTATAATATCCCCACTGCTCAG TATCGTACATTCACGGACCCCGCGGAAGCTAAACAATACGTTCAGGATCAAGGGGCTCCTATTGTCATTAAAGCTGATGGATTGGCTGCTGGAAAGGGTGTCGTCGTTGCTATGACTTTGGATGAGGCATTAGAAGCAATAGACTCTATGCTGGTTGAAGAGTCATTTGGTTCTGCTGGTTCGCGGATCATCATTGAGGAGTATCTAGAGGGTGAAGAAGCCTCTTTTTTTGCATTAGTAGATGGTGAATATGCTTTGCCACTTGAATCAGCACAGGATCACAAAAGAGTTGGTGATGGTGATGTTGGCCCAAACACGGGTGGTATGGGTGCGTACTCCCCTGCTCCAGTAGTGACGGAAGAGCTTAAGAGCACGATCATGCAAGGTATAATTATTCCAACTGTTAAAGGCATGGCTGCTGAAGGATGCAAGTTTGTTGGTGTATTATATGCTGGGCTTATGATAGAGAAGAAATCTGGGCTGCCTAAGCTTATTGAATACAATGTGCGATTTGGGGACCCTGAATGCCAG GTTCTGATGATGAGGTTAGAATCCGATCTTGCTCAAGTTCTGCTATCTGCATGCAGAGGGGAACTGGGCACGGTTTCACTAACCTGGTCACCCGAAATCGCAATGGTGGTTGTGATGGCAAGTGAAGGATACCCTGGCTCTTATAAGAAGGGAACTGTCATAAAGAATATCGACAAGGCCGGGCAGGTTTCTCCAGCCGTTAAGATATTCCATGCTGGAACAGCTTTGGATGGAGATGGCAACCTTGTAGCTGTCGGAGGCCGGGTTCTTGGTGTCACTGCAAAGGGCAAGGACATTGAAGAAGCGAGGTCTAGAGCATACGGTGCAGTTGATGTTGTTGACTGGCCAGAAGGATTCTTCAGGCGGGATATTGGTTGGAGGGCGCTGAAACAGGAGCAGACTGTTAACTACTGA
- the LOC124696615 gene encoding leucine-rich repeat receptor-like serine/threonine-protein kinase BAM1: MRAPNPLILLWFLIFHLLSTIGVDGNGHGDALRGDALALLSLKSSLSCRPHVLRSWSPGNVASVCEWTGVRCDDGRVVSIDIANMNVSTGEPVTAEVTGLDALRNLSLAGNGIVGAVAVSALPALRYVNVSGNQLGGGLEGWDFPSLPSLEVLDAYDNNFSSPLPAGVAALPRLRHLDLGGNYFSGAIPASYGGMAALEYLSLNGNNLQGAIPPELGKLTSLKELYLGYYNAFDGGIPPELGRLRNLTVLDVSNCGLSGNIPSELGELTSLVTLFLHTNQLTGAIPAELGNLTALTALDLSNNALTGEVPASLASLTSLRLLNLFLNRLHGPVPDFIAALPRLETVQLFMNNFTGRVPAGLGANAALRLVDLSTNRLTGMIPEMLCASGELRTAILMNNFLFGPIPASLGSCASLTRVRLGQNYLNGSIPGGLLYLPRLNLLELQNNLLTGPVPPNPTPQTGSQLAQLNLSNNLLSGPLPGALGNLSALQTLLASNNRLAGAVPAEVGELRLLVKLDLSGNELAGAIPDAVGRCGQLTYMDLSRNRLSGPIPEAIAGIRVLNYLNLSRNRLEESIPAAVGAMSSLTAADFSFNDLSGQLPDTGQLGYLNATAFAGNPRLCGPVLSRPCSYGGGGSAVVTGQRRARWGDYKLAFALGLLACSVAFAVAAVWRARSSYRGGGGGPDGAWRFTAFHKVEFGIAEVIECMKDGNVVGRGGAGVVYAGRTRDGGEMIAVKRLNGGGPGAAGRGHDHGFRAEIRTLGSIRHRNIVRLLAFCSSRDGGGANVLVYEYMSNGSLGSVLHGKGGGFLAWERRYRIALEAARGLCYLHHDCTPMIVHRDVKSNNILLGDNLEAHVADFGLAKFLRSDAGAGGAAGASECMSAVAGSYGYIAPEYAYTLRVDEKSDVYSFGVVLLELVTGRRPVGDFGEGVDIVQWAKRVTDGRRESVPKVVDRRLGTVPMDEVAHLFFVSMLCVQENSVERPTMREVVQMLSEYQRHASAHTSPSSSSTSSSSAPQQKEPNCYKLFPDLLT; encoded by the exons ATGAGGGCTCCTAATCCTCTTATCTTGCTCTGGTTCTTGATTTTTCATCTATTATCCACCATCGGTGTCGATGGCAATGGCCATGGAGATGCCTTGCGTGGAGACGCGCTGGCCTTGCTCTCCCTCAAGTCCTCCCTGAGCTGCCGCCCGCACGTGTTGCGCTCATGGTCGCCGGGCAATGTCGCCTCGGTGTGCGAGTGGACCGGCGTCCGCTGCGACGATGGCCGGGTGGTCTCCATCGACATTGCCAACATGAACGTATCCACCGGCGAGCCCGTGACAGCCGAGGTGACTGGGCTCGACGCGCTCCGTAACCTCTCCCTCGCCGGGAACGGCATCGTGGGCGCGGTGGCCGTGTCCGCGCTCCCGGCGCTCCGCTACGTCAATGTCTCCGGCAACCAGCTCGGCGGCGGCCTCGAGGGCTGGGACTTCCCGTCGCTCCCGAGCCTCGAGGTGCTCGACGCCTACGACAACAACTTCTCCTCCCCGCTCCCGGCCGGCGTGGCGGCGCTGCCACGTCTCCGGCACCTCGACCTTGGCGGCAATTACTTCTCCGGGGCGATACCCGCATCGTACGGCGGGATGGCGGCGCTCGAGTACCTGTCCCTCAACGGCAACAACCTGCAGGGCGCCATCCCGCCGGAGCTCGGCAAGCTCACGAGCCTCAAGGAGCTGTACCTCGGGTACTACAACGCGTTCGACGGCGGCATCCCGCCGGAGCTCGGCCGGCTGCGCAACCTGACCGTGCTGGACGTGTCCAACTGCGGCCTCAGCGGGAACATCCCGTCGGAGCTGGGCGAGCTGACCTCCCTCGTCACGCTGTTCCTCCACACCAACCAGCTAACCGGCGCAATCCCGGCGGAGCTCGGCAACCTCACGGCGCTCACCGCGCTGGACCTGTCGAACAACGCGCTGACCGGCGAGGTCCCGGCCTCCCTCGCGTCACTGACCTCGCTCCGTCTGCTCAACCTGTTCCTGAACCGCCTCCACGGTCCTGTCCCAGACTTCATAGCGGCGCTGCCGCGGCTGGAGACGGTGCAGCTGTTCATGAACAACTTCACCGGGCGCGTGCCGGCGGGGCTCGGCGCGAACGCGGCGCTCCGGCTCGTCGACCTGTCCACGAACCGGCTCACCGGGATGATACCGGAGATGCTGTGCGCGTCCGGCGAGCTGCGCACCGCCATCCTGATGAACAACTTCCTGTTCGGGCCCATCCCGGCGTCGCTGGGGTCGTGCGCGAGCCTCACCCGCGTCCGGCTCGGGCAGAACTACCTCAACGGCAGCATCCCCGGCGGCCTGCTGTACCTGCCGCGGCTGAACCTGCTGGAGCTCCAGAACAACCTGCTCACCGGCCCGGTCCCGCCGAACCCGACTCCGCAGACCGGTTCGCAGCTGGCGCAGCTGAACCTGTCCAACAACCTGCTGTCCGGGCCGCTGCCCGGCGCGCTGGGCAACCTCTCGGCGCTGCAGACGCTGCTGGCGAGCAACAACCGGCTCGCCGGCGCCGTGCCGGCGGAGGTCGGGGAGCTGCGGCTGCTCGTGAAGCTGGACCTGAGCGGCAACGAGCTTGCAGGGGCGATTCCGGATGCCGTCGGGCGGTGCGGGCAGCTGACGTACATGGACCTGAGCAGGAACAGGCTGTCCGGGCCGATCCCCGAGGCGATCGCCGGGATCAGGGTGCTGAACTACCTGAACCTGTCGCGGAACCGGCTGGAGGAGTCGATCCCGGCGGCGGTCGGCGCGATGAGCAGCCTCACGGCGGCGGATTTCTCGTTCAACGACCTGTCCGGGCAGCTTCCCGACACGGGCCAGCTCGGGTACCTGAACGCGACGGCGTTCGCGGGGAACCCGAGGCTGTGCGGGCCGGTGCTGAGCCGGCCGTGCAGCTATGGTGGTGGCGGGTCGGCGGTGGTAACGGGGCAGCGGCGGGCGAGGTGGGGCGACTACAAGCTGGCGTTCGCGCTGGGGCTGCTGGCGTGCTCGGTGGCgttcgcggtggcggcggtgtgGCGCGCGCGGTCGTcgtaccgcggcggcggcggcgggcccgacGGCGCGTGGCGGTTCACGGCGTTCCACAAGGTGGAGTTCGGGATCGCGGAGGTGATCGAGTGCATGAAGGACGGGAACGTGGTgggccgcggcggcgccggcgtggtGTACGCTGGCCGGACGCGCGACGGCGGCGAGATGATCGCGGTGAAGCGGCTGAACGGCGGCGGTCCGGGGGCGGCAGGACGCGGGCACGACCACGGGTTCCGGGCGGAGATCCGGACGCTGGGCAGCATCCGGCACCGGAACATCGTGCGGCTGCTGGCCTTCTGCAGCAgccgggacggcggcggcgcgaacgTGCTGGTGTACGAGTACATGTCGAACGGCAGCCTGGGGTCGGTGCTCCACGGCAAGGGCGGCGGGTTCCTGGCGTGGGAGCGGCGGTACCGGATCGCGCTGGAGGCGGCGCGCGGGCTCTGCTACCTGCACCACGACTGCACGCCCATGATCGTCCACCGCGACGTCAAGTCCAACAACATCCTCCTCGGCGACAACCTCGAGGCGCACGTCGCCGACTTCGGACTCGCAAAGTTCCTCCGCTCCgatgccggcgccggcggcgccgccggggcgTCGGAGTGCATGTCCGCCGTCGCCGGGTCGTACGGCTACATCGCCCCAG AGTACGCTTACACCCTGAGAGTGGACGAGAAGAGCGATGTGTACAGCTTCGGCGTCGTCCTGCTGGAGCTCGTCACGGGCCGGCGCCCCGTGGGGGACTTCGGCGAGGGCGTGGACATCGTGCAGTGGGCGAAGCGGGTCACCGACGGGCGCAGGGAGAGCGTGCCCAAGGTCGTCGACCGCCGGCTGGGCACCGTGCCCATGGACGAGGTGGCGCACCTCTTCTTCGTCTCCATGCTCTGCGTCCAGGAAAACAGCGTCGAGCGGCCCACCATGAGGGAGGTGGTGCAGATGCTCTCCGAGTACCAGCGCCACGCGTCAGCCCAcacctcgccgtcgtcgtcgtcaacctcgtcCTCGTCGGCGCCCCAGCAGAAGGAGCCCAACTGCTACAAGCTCTTCCCGGACCTGCTCACCTAA